Below is a window of Arthrobacter sp. SLBN-112 DNA.
GTCAGGAGCCCCACGTTCTCCGCGCCGTATTTGGCGGCAAGCTCGCTGAATTTTTGGTTGCTGAGTGCCTTGATGGGCGTGGTGTAGAAAGCCTTCAGACCCCGTTGCAGGGCCAGGTAAATGGCGAACTCGCCAACAATGGTTTTGCCGGCGCCGGTAGGGGCCGCCACCAGGACTCCCCTGCCTTCCTGCAGGGAACGGCAGGCTTTCCGCTGGAAGTCATCAAGTTCGAACTCAAGGGTCCCGGAAAACTGTCCGAGGTACGTGGCGGCCTCAGCCCTGCGTTCAGCGCTGGCGCGGTACCTTTCTGCGGGAGACAGTTCTTCGGAATCGGTGGGTCCGGTGGAGAACGACCCGGTGTTGGAAGGCATATCCCAAGCCTAGCGGCAGGCTAGAGCTTCTTGAGTTCACTGCTTGGGGTGGCTACGTCCGCGGTGGCCTCGGTTTCGGCGACCTGCTTGGCCTGGCGGCGGTCGCGCCGCTTGTCATTCATGATGCAGATGCCGATGGCCGCGAAGAACAGCGCCAGCAGGGGCCCGGCTAGCATGAACATTGAAATGGCGTCCGCGCCCGGGGCGGCAACAGCTGCCAGGACGAAGACGAGGAAGACCGTGATGCGCCAAGCCTTGAGAATGGTGCGCCCGGAAACCAGGCCTGCCATGTTGACGCCGACCAACACCACCGGGACCAGGAAAGCCAGGCCCAGCATCAGCACCATGCGTGTAACGAACTCGATGTAGGTCCGTGCGTCGATGACACTTGAGGAGCCTGCGGGGGTGAACTGCGTCAAGGCGTGGACCACCTGCGGAACCACCAGCCAGCCCACCCAGATCCCAGCAAGGAACAACGGGATGGCTGCGGCCATATAGCCCAGGGTGTAGCGGCGTTCCTTGGACGTCAGGCCGGGGGTGATAAACGCCCAGAGCTGATAGATCCAGATGGGGCTGGAAATCACCGCCCCGATGAGGAGCGACATCTGGAGCTTGAAGTCAAAGGGCGAGGCGATGGTTCCGAAGTTGATGGCTGCCAGGCCGCCGGTCTCATCGGAGATCCTGTTGACCGGTTCGGCAAGGGCCTTCAGCAGCGGATCGTAAAGTATCCAGCCCCCAATGCCGCCGATGACGACCCCGATGGCCGACTTGATCAGCCGGTTCTTCAGTTCCTTGAGGTGCTCCCACAGGGACATGCGCCCCTCGGGATTGGCTTTACGGCCCCGCGACAGTGCCACGGGAGGTCAGGCGCGGGTCGACGGCGGAACGTCAGTGCCGTCTGTCGGCTCACCGGGCTTCGCCTTGGGATGGTTCACGATGGTGCCTTCCACCGGGCCGGAGGGCTCGGAGGACTCGGCTTTGCCGTCGTTCTTCATTTCCTTGACCTCGGATTTGATAATCCGCATGGACTGTCCAAGGCTGCGGGCCATGGCCGGAGCTGGAGCTTGGGAGCGGCAAAGAGAAGCAAAGCTACGACGATGATAATGACGATTGGCCAGGGGCCATCAAAGAGTCTTCCCACGGGAAATCCTTTCCTCTAACTACATCCTACTTCTATGTGAAGTCGAGATCTCCGAGCGCCTGCGGCTGGCCCCGGTCCTTTTTGCGCTGCACTCGACGGCGGCGGCGTTCTTCCCGCCTGGCCGATTTGGATGCCTCGTAATCATGTCGCATGACGGCGGGCGAGGCAAAAACGGCCGAGCCCGGCACGACACGTGACGGATCAGCAGGTTCCTCCTGCCAGTCTGCCGGGCCCAGGTTTCCCAGCCTGGCACCCGCGTCGCCCAGGTCCTTTACCGTCGCCATGAACTGGCGGTAGAGACGGATGCCCAACAGGACATAGAACAGCAGGGATACGGCGACAAGCGCTATCCAGATCAGGATCCAGGACCACCAAGGCATGCTGGAAGTCTATCCGCCGCAGGTTGCCAGCGACGCCGCGAGCCAGTCGCTGGCCGCGCCGGCAAGGTCCGCCGGGGCCAGGATCCTCGCCGTGCCCCCGTGCTGGGCCACGAACATAGGCAGCCACGCCGTGTTGCCGAACCTGATCTCGGCCACCAGGCCGCCGTCGGGCAGTTCCGCGATCCGCTCGGCGTAGTAGTCGTCCGCCAGTCCCCTCCCCTGCCGGGTGAGCTGGATGATGACGGTGGTGTCGTCGTCGTTGGCGGTGAAAAGCTTTGCCGGCACTCCGCCGGTGGGCGTGGCGTGCCCGCTGGCGGGTGCGCCGTTGGCATGCACCTCCTGCACCCGGTCCAGGCGGAAGTTCCGAAGCCCGGACACTTGGTGGCACCAGGCTTCGAAATACCAGGTGTTGTCCAGTGAATAGAGCCGGAGCGGGTCGACGTCGCGAACCGTGACCGCGTCCCGCTGGGGCGACAGGTACGTCAGCCGGAGTTGCGAGCGGGATTCGATGGCCTGCCGAATGGTGGCATGGGTTTGGGCGGTCTGCGGGCGCCACTTGGGGTCCGGCGATGGAGGCTGCCCGGAGGCCCTCCTCACCGGCCGCGGCAAGCAGCTTGAGGGTGACGGATTCCAGTACGCCCCCGCCGGGCAGGTCCGGCAGGCCGTTGAGCGTCTCGAGGCCGGTCAGCAGCGCACAGGCTTCCTCGACGGTGAACCGGACGGGCCGCTTCAGGTCGAGGTCCTGGGAAATGAAGACGTGGTCATTTTCCCACTGGATATCGAGCAAATCATCCGGGTACCCCTCAGGCAGCCCGGAGCAGATGAGGATCTGGAGATCGGCCTCAAGTTCCTCGCGTGTGATCCCAAAATGCCTGGCGACATCCTGGATGTGCAGGCCCTGGTTGTGGACCAGGAAGGGGACCAGCTGGAGCATGCGCTTGAGCTGGTCCTCGGAGGTCCGTTTGCGGGGCGCCCGGGCGTGGACGTCGACGAACGTGTAGGCGGGGACGGGCGCGGCGCTGAAGGCTGCCGCGGCCCGAAGGCGGCGGCGCACTGCCGCGGCGAGGTCTTCCGGGTCTACCGCCAGGGCGTCGGGCCCGTAGGAGGCAAGTTCCTCGGCAAGCACTTCCGGATCGCGGTACTCCAGGACAAGCCGGTCAAAACCGTCAGCGGGCTCTCCGTTCGGCTCCTGCGGTGCGGTGCCTGCTGCGCGGCTCCGCAACGCGAGGAGGCGCCCCTTCCTGACGTCCACGACGGCGGTGCGCAGCGGCAGTTCAGGCAGCCGGTCCAGTTCGGCGCGGATACTGAAGTCCACGGGCGGTGAGTACCGGTCTTTGGCCAGGGTGGTTACCGCGCTGGTGAACCGGGAAAGGCGGAAATGCCTGGGCGCGCTCCGGGTCCGGTCGTACCCCATCAGGTACCACTGGCCAAAGCGGCTGCCAAGGCCCCAGGGCTCAACCACCCGTTCTTCTTCCTTGCCGGTGCTGCCGGCCAGGTACGTGAAGCTGACGGGATGACTGGCGTGCATGGCGGTGACGATGTCATCGAAGGCCTGCCCGGCAGGCTTGATCCGGGGCTGCACGCCGGCGGGGAGTTCAACCTCCGCCAGCCGCCCGGAGGCCTGGATCTTGCGCAGTGCGCTCCGGGCCGCCGTACCCAACGCGGCCCGCTCCCAGAGCTGCGAAGCCAACAGCAGGACAGTCCATTCCTCGGGTCCCAGCTCGACATCCGGCAGCCTGTTGGATTCCTTGCCGATCCGGTAACGGGTTGTGGCGGGGTCGTCTTCGCTCCAGCCGGAGTCCGTCAGAGTCTCGACGTCGAAGCCCATTGACCGCAAATCATTCTTGTCGCGTTCGAACATCCGCCCAAACGCAACGTCGTTGCCGGAGGCGTCGTGATAGACCTTTTCCCGCAATTCGCTGCGGCGCAGCCCATAGCGGGTATTCAGGAGCGCGATCAGCAGGTTGAGGAGTCGTTCAGTGCGGGATACGGACACCTTGGCTACGTTACTAAACTCCCCCGCCGAAAACCGAAAGCGCGGCAGCATGGGGAACATCTCCATGCTGCCGCGCTTGCGGGTGTTGTGGTGTGCTGGAAGTCAGCGGACCCCGACGAGGTCCACGACGAAGATCAGTGCCTCGTTGGGCTTGATCGCCCCACCGGCTCCGCGGGAGCCGTACGCCAGCTCGGAGGGGATCTCGAGA
It encodes the following:
- the tatC gene encoding twin-arginine translocase subunit TatC; amino-acid sequence: MSLWEHLKELKNRLIKSAIGVVIGGIGGWILYDPLLKALAEPVNRISDETGGLAAINFGTIASPFDFKLQMSLLIGAVISSPIWIYQLWAFITPGLTSKERRYTLGYMAAAIPLFLAGIWVGWLVVPQVVHALTQFTPAGSSSVIDARTYIEFVTRMVLMLGLAFLVPVVLVGVNMAGLVSGRTILKAWRITVFLVFVLAAVAAPGADAISMFMLAGPLLALFFAAIGICIMNDKRRDRRQAKQVAETEATADVATPSSELKKL